CTTTGGTGGTTTGATATTTTGCAGGGACGGAAATGCCGTACTCATCGTCCCAAACAGAAATAACCATAGGGATTTGCATTACTCCTGCGGCGTTGAATGCTTCGAAGAAATGCCCCTCGCTGGTACTGGCGTTACCGATGGTTCCCCAAGCGACTTCATTTCCGTTATCGGAAAATCCTTCTTTTTGTGTTTCAGGAACTTCCCGATATATTTTAGAGGCTTGTGCAAGTCCCAACAAACGAGGCATTTGCCCTGCTGTGGGCGAAATATCACTGCTACTATTCTTTTGCTTGAGTAGATTTTTCCAATTTCCGTGTTGGTCTAAACTGTGAGTAGCAAAATGCCCCCCCATTTGCCGACCAGCGCTGGTGGGGTCCGCCTCCAAATCAGTATGTGCATACAGCCCAGCAAAGAAATTTTCAATGGTAAAAGCACCGATAGCCATCATAAAGGTTTGGTCGCGATAGTAACCGCTACGAAAATCACCATTTTGAAAAGCTCTTGCCATAGCCAATTGAGGTACTTCCTTTCCGTCGCCAAAAATGCCGAACTTGGCTTTTCCAGTTAGCACTTCCCGACGCCCCAAAAGACTACATTCCCGACTGATAAGTGCCGTTTTATAATCTTCCAGAACATTTTTTTTAAATTCTTCAAAAGATAAATCCTTCAAAATATCGTCTTCTTGCTTCATCATAAAAAATCTCAAAATATAGTTTCCAAAGATAGAAAAAAAAAACATCTTACCAATCAACTTCCTTTGTAAACAATAAAAAAATTATCTTTGCCTCTAGAATTATCTTTTTGTTTTTAGAAAGCTATGATGACCACCGATTTTGTTATTAACGATAAGGAATATATTGATTTTGAAGATATTCATTTATCTGAATTCAATAAAGAAACGCTGATACAACTCGTTAAAGAGCATAAGTATATAGAGTACTTGGAAAAATATAATCTACACGTAGACAATAAAATATTACTTCACGGGGCTTCTGGATGTGGCAAGACCACCACCGCTAAAGCACTCGCAAAAAAATTAGATAGACCTATTTATATTTTGAATTTGAGTAATATTGTTCATTCGCGCATTGGTGAAACTTCCAAAAATATCAAAGCTGTTTTTGATAAAGCGCAACGGGAAAAAGCCGTACTTTTTCTGGACGAATTTGACCAAATAGGCAAAAGCCGTACCGATGACGAACGTGATGTAGGGGAAATGCGCCGATTAGTTAATACCATCATACAGCTTTTTGATTATTTTCCCAAGCAAAGTTTACTGATTTGCGCCACCAATCATATTGATTTTATTGATTTTGCCTTACTTAGGCGTTTTCAACTCAAACTGAAATTTGAAATGCCTACACCCCATCAATTAGATATTTATTATGACCAAATTCTTACTCCCTTTCCTGAAAAATACAGAAAAGTAGCCCGTAAATATGATGTTTCTTATGCAGAGGTAAAAGACTATGTGCATACTCAAGTGAAAAGGCAAATTATAGATGATTTAGAAAAAGGTATTTTATAATAGAAAAAAAATCGTTACATTTACCCTTTAATTTTAAAAACTTATACATTTTTAGCACTTAAAAAGAAAAATCACTAATTTATAACTCCGACAAAAATGAAAAAGTTATTAAGCATTATTTTTACATTGTTTGTTGTTTTTTCCAACGCTCAAATTCACGACCCTGTGTCTTGGCAAACCAAAGTTGAGAAAACTGCCGAAAATGAATTTTCACTTATTGTAACAGCTCAAATAGAGCGTGGTTGGCGTTTGTATGCGCAAAATATTCCACCTAATGGTCCGGTACCTACTACTTTTGAATTTGAAAAATCACCTGATTATCAGCTTGTAGGTAAGGTTTCTGAGGAAAAAGTAATGACCAAGTTTGACAATGTGTTCAATATGGAAATTGGTTATTTTTCCGAAAAAGCGGTTTTTACACAAAAGATTAAAACGTCTCAACCTATAAAAAATATCAAAGGAACCGTTGAGTTTATGGTGTGTGATGATTCTACTTGTTTACCCCCCGATACTATTGATTTGGTTTTTGCATTCGATGAATTTTTTGCAGGAAGTCAAAATGCTCAAAACGATTTGGCACAAATAACAGGTGATACCTCACAAAACACTTCGTCAGAGGCTCATAAAGAAACTGATAAAAAAACCATTGAAACCCCATCAGTTTCTGAAAGTAATTCTGATTTGGCAAAAAAAGGACTTTGGGCGATATTTTTCATTTCATTTCTCTCAGGATTTGCCGCACTTTTAACTCCTTGCGTATTCCCGATGATTCCTATGACCGTAAGTTACTTTACCAAACAAAGTAAATCAAAAGCACAAGGAATAAAAAATGCCGTATTTTATGGAGTTTCTATCATTGTGATTTACGTGCTTTTGGGTACGGGAGTTACTGCTATTTTCGGTGCTGATGCACTGAATGCTTTAGCAAGTAATGTGTGGTTTAATCTGATTTTCTTTATACTATTGGTGTTTTTTGCGGCTTCGTTTTTGGGAGCTTTTGAACTTACTTTGCCAAGTTCTTGGAGTACAAAGGTAGATGCTCAAGCCAATCGAAGCGGACTGGTAGGTATCTTTTTTATGGCTTTAGCATTAGCCATCGTTTCTTTTTCGTGTACTGGACCTATTGTGGGTACGCTACTTGTTGAAGCGGCTTCTCGCGGAGGAATAGCTCCTATTATCGGAATGTTTGGTTTTTCATTAGCCATTGCTTTGCCTTTTGCTCTTTTTGCAGCTTTCCCAGGTTGGCTCAATTCTTTACCAAAATCGGGCGGTTGGCTCAATACCGTAAAAGTGGTATTAGGATTTTTGGAGTTAGCATTGGCGTTTAAATTTCTTTCACAAGCAGATTTAGTACTTCAACTTCATTTTCTTGAACGAGAAGTATTTATAGCTATTTGGATTGCCGTTTTCGGAACTTTAGCACTTTATTTGTTTGGAAAAATTCGATTACCTCACGATTCACCCATTCAACATATTTCGGTAGGGCGGTTAAGTTTAGGTTTGCTTTCACTTACCTTTACCATTTATATGATTCCAGGGCTTTGGGGAGCACCACTTAACCTAATTAGTGCCTTCCCACCGCCACAACATTATAGTGAGTCGCCTTACGGAGTCGGATATACCAAAATGGGAGGCGGCGTAAGCGCAATCGATGAAGCCAATTTGCCTGAAGGGGCGTCACTTTTAGAGCCAAATAACATTCTACATTTTGTAGATTATCAACAAGGACTTGATTATGCTAAAAAGGTAAATAAACCTGTACTCATTGATTTTACTGGCTGGGCTTGTGTGAATTGTCGTAAAATGGAACAGAATGTTTGGCCTAAACCTCAGATTTTAGAAATTTTGAAAAACGAAGTGGTTTTTATTTCACTTTATGTTGATGATAAGCGTCCGTTACCTGCCGATCAAGTAACTGAATCAAAGGTACGTCCAGGACGTAAAATTAAATACATCGGTCAGAAATGGAGTGAATTTCAGACCTTGCGTTACAAAGCAAATTCACAGCCTTTTTATGTGCTTATGAATCACGATGAAAGCAATCTGATCACTCCAATAGGTTATACCCCTGATGCTGATGAATTCTTACAATGGCTCAAAGCAGGGGTAGGAAATTTTAATAAGAAATAGTCTTTATTTTAAAGGAACTTATATAATATTCAAAAACACGGCTTTTTAGCCGTGTTTTTGAATACTAGAAGAATCATTCTAAGTGTGATAGTCTCGTTTAAATGATGAAAAGGTGGTAGTGTTTAAAAAGTCTGAAGAATATTTAGTGTTAGGCTTCTACTTGATTTAGTCTAACAAAAACATATTTTTTATACATCGTACTTTTAAATTGGTACCGAAAATTCTTAATATATGATTAAAAGTTAATCTATTACTTAATAATTATTGTGTTGTGAAATTGAGAATATGAAGAAAAACTTATTTCGTCCAATAATCGTGACCGAAATGTCGGGTTAGGTATAAGATTACTTTTTTAGCTATAACCAATTGTTCTTGCATTTGTTTTAAGAATAAACTTCGTTCTTCCCAAGCCCAAGTACCATTGATGTATCCTGAATCATCTACATCGAAAGCAATTTTCTGTCTTACAGATAAAAGTTTTTCGTTGAAGTCACTGAAGGTAGGTGAAAATAAAAATCCTTGAGTGGATTCGTAAAAAAATAATTTTCCTTTAATTTGACTGATTTCAAAGTGCCAAACTTGGTTGGTGTCGTAAAACACAAAACCATCGCTGCTGTGATAAACAGCATCTTTCATTTTCTCAATGCTATCTAGTTTATCGTACCAGAAAAAGTCAAAAACGACATCGTCCAAATAATTTATACAGGGGCGAATCCACATTTTTGGTAAGGATTCACCCGAGTTTTTAATCATTAAAAACAGACTCTCGTAGTAAGCTACCAATTCTGAAAGGTTGGTGATACAATCCTCTACGGCTACCCAAGTAAAATCACTATCGCCCTCGTGTTTTGCATACGAAGGTTGATACAAACCTCCGATGCTGTTTTTCATCCCCTTTTTGAGAAGAAAACCAATCTTAAAACTTAACAAATTGTGTGAGTGTCTCATAATGGGTAACCTTAAAATTCCGACCTCAAGGTCTTAAACATTCCTGCAAAGTTAACAAAAGCCATACAGTTGTAAAAATAAATGAACGTTAATTTACAGAAAATATATTTTAAAGAGATATAAAAACTCATTTTTTGAATCTTTCCGAAGCCCTATTGAGCGTCGGAAAGATTTTTTAACTGTTTATTTTTGGTCGTATAGCGTTTTGATAATACCATCTGAAAGCCCAATTTTTGGAACGTGAATGCGTTTGGCTTTACTCCATTTCATAGCATTGAGGTAGATGCTCAATGCGTGAGTGATAACGTCTGCACGGTCAGGATTGTAACCTAAATCATACACACGTTGTTCATACGAAAACGTAGATAAGTATTTAGCGTGATTGCGTAAAAATTTGTAAGTGAGAGGTTGATCTTTTTTTCTCCCTGAATCTTTAAAGATGCGATTGATGTTTCCTCCTGAACCGATAGCTTCTAATTTATCGTGTTTTGAGGTGTTTTCTTTTATCCAAGCTTCAACTTCTTTCCAAGTTTTATTACTTACTTTATTGTCTAATAAACGTACCGTACCAATAGGGAAGGAGCGTGAGGCAATTACTTGCCCTTTTGAGAAAACGGTAAACTCGGTGCTTCCGCCACCAACGTCGATGTAAAGATAGTCTTTATCGTCTTTAATCATTGCCTTTAAGTCGGTTGAAGCAATAATAGCTGCTTCTTCTGCTCCGCCAATGATACGGATTTGTACTCCTGTTTTTTTGCGAATTTCTTGGGCTATTGTCTCACCATTTTTTGCCTCCCGCATTGCCGAGGTAGCACAAGCCATATACTTTTCTACTTTATTGACTTTCATCAATAAATCAAAAGCTTTCATCGAATCGGATAGGCGAGTGGCGTTCTCTGGAGAAATGTTTCCGTCCAGAAAAACATCCGCCCCCAAACGAATGGGTACACGTACCAAACTGCTTTTACTAAATACGGGCTTTTTTCCGTCGATTTCCGTAACGTTGGCTATCAGTAGCCTTACACCATTTGAACCGATGTCGATAGCTCCTAATTTTCGTATTTTCATAGTGTTTTATCCGTTTTTTGCTTCAAATAATATTGATAAGTGGTTAATTGTGAACGATTTTTAGTTTTTTGATTGCGTTTGTAAGCATTGTTTTGTTTTTCAGAAATGATACGTGCCTTTACATTATCTGTCCACCCAATTTCAAAGGTATCCCACAATTCTTGTTGTATGTCTTCATCATAAATAGGGCAACTTACCTCTACACGGTACTCGATGTTTCGGGTCATCCAATCTGCCGAAGAGATATAAAATTTCGGACTGCCTCCGTTGGCAAAAATATACAATCGAGGGTGTTCCAAAAATCGATCCACGATGCTTATAACTTCAATATTTTCGCTCATTCCTTCAATTCCAGGAATTAAACAGCAGATGCCTCGTACAATCATCTGTATTTTCACCCCAGCGCGACTGGCTTCGTAGAGTTTATCAATCATTTTGTAACTGGTCAAACTATTCATTTTTAGCTTCATATAGGCTATTTTACCAGCTTTTGCATTTTTTATCTCGTTATCAATAAGGTGGATAAATGCCGTTTTGGTATAGTGAGGTGAAACGATTAAATGATTATAACGTTGAATTTTATAAGTTGTTTCAAAGAAATTGAATACCTTATTTACTTCTTTTAAAATGTCTTGGTTTGCGGTGAATAAAGTATAATCAGTATAAATACGTGCCGTAGATTCGTTAAAATTTCCTGTGCTTATAAATCCGTAACGTTTGATTTCTTTGCCTTCTTCGCGCTCAATGACACATATTTTGCTATGTACTTTAAGTCCGCGAACGCCAAAAATAACCTTGATGCCTTCGGCTTTGAGTTGTTCGGCATATTTAATATTTGATTCTTCGTCGAATCGAGCTTGGAGTTCAATTTGTACGGTAACTTTTTTCCCGTTTTTAACAGCATTGATTAGTGAGTTGACTACTTGAGAATTTTTAGCCAAACGATAAATGGTTATTTTAACGGATTTTACTTTTGGGTCTAACGCTGCTTCACGCAAGAACCAAATAATATTTGAAAAAGTGTGATAGGGGGTAAACTGTAAATGGTCTTTTTCGGCGATTTTTTGAAGGATGCTTCCTCCGCTACTCAGTCCTGCAACGGGTAGAGGCTGTAAGGGGGCATACATTAGGTCGGTACGTCCCATACCAGGGAAATTCATATAATCGCGCCGATTGTGATAACGCCCACCAGGAATGATGCTATCCGTTTTTTCGATGTGCATTTTATCGAACAAAAATTGCAAAGTATCCTTACCAATGTTTTTATCGTAAACCAAACGCACGGGCTCTCCACGACGACGCCCTTCCACACTTGATGAAATTTTTTCTACGAAACTTTTGCTCAAATCATCATCGATATCCAATTCGGCATCACGCGTGATTTTAATCATATGCGCAGTAATCGACTCATAATGAAAAATATTGAAAATCTTATGTAAACAAAAACGAATGATATCATCAATCATAATGATGTAATGTTTGTTTTCAATTTGAGGCAATTCCACAAAGCGGTCTAACGTGGTAGGTAGCTCAATTAGAGCGTATTGTGTTTTTTCCCTATAGGCTACTGAAGAAAAGAATTGTCGGATGCCAGAGGTTTTTTGTTCGTCTTTTAGCGTCATTTTTACTGCGAGGTAAGCCACGTCGTCTTTAAGCTCAGGAAAGTCCTCCAAGTCGTTGAGAATGATAGTGAATAGAGCAGGGCTTACTTTGTTGTGAAAATAATTTTTCACAAAATCTTCGTGTTCTGCCAATAGGTTCTTTTCATTAACAATGAAAATATTTTCTTTTTCTAATTCTTTAGTAATGGCATTGATAATACGAAGACTTTCTTCTTGTAAACCGATGACTTCTTTGGTGATTTCCTCCAGAAGTTCCTTAGCGTGTGTGCCGAGTTCGCCTTCTGAGGCGCCTTCCAAAGCAATTCGTTTTACGGTAGCGTAACGTACTTTGAAGAATTCATCTAAATTATTGGAAAAAATTCCAGCAAAACGTACCCGTTCCAGCAAGGGGACCGTTTTATCTGCCGCCTCTTGCAGTACACGAGCGTTGAATTTGAGCCAACTTAGCTCTCTGTTGATATATGTATTTTTGTTTGTCTTGGTCATAATGTCAATTCTTTGGGAAAAAATTTTCGTAAAAGTACGCCTTTTTCTAAATCTTTCCAACGGCTTACTGAAAAACGCAGATGCACGTAACCGCAAGTAGGAATATTTTCAAAATAATGATCGGTATGTGTATTTACAAAATAGGTTACAGCGTGGTTATGCCCAAAAATGAGTACATTGTCGTAGGCTTGATCTAAATCTTGCAAAGTTTTGATGAGCATTTCTCCTGAAAAATCATACAAATCCGTTTCTGTTGAAAATGGCAGATGATTCAAATTCAATTCGTTGATGAAAATAGCTGCTGTTTTTTGGGTTCGTATTGAAGGACTTGCAAAAATGGCTTGTGTTTGGAAATGGTCTTTCTTAAGGGTTTGGCTTACCAGAAGTGCGTCATCAATACCGCGTTGGCAAAGGGGGCGACTTATATCGGGCAGTAGCCCAGCCCAATCGGATTTGGCGTGTCTTACCAAATGAATTTCTTTCATAATTTTATCAGATAGTATAAAAAGGAAAAACAAGAAAGCGGTAATTACCTACTGTTTCTTGTTTTTCGTGTCAAGCTTAGCTGAGTTGAAATTTCATAACTGTAAGGTTGAGCTTACATATTCTATTTCACCACCTTGCTTAAGCTGACAAAAAATAATTTATTCATATTTTCTACACACAAACGGATTCACCTATTTGAGGCAAAAGTAACTCTTTCCCTTTGTTTTTAAAGAGATTGATGGCATTTTGATGGTCGATTTTTATAAAACCAAAAGTGTCATAATGCACACCCAAAACACGATTACATTTTACAAACTCGGCTGCCATAAGGGCATCTTCTATATCCATTGTAAAATTATCTCCGATGGGCAATACTGCCAAATCAAGCCTATAACGTACAGGAATAAGTTGCATATCGAAATGAAGTGCAGTATCCCCAGCGATATAAATGGTTTTATCCTCGGTTTGTAAGATAAAGCCTCCTGGGTTTCCTCCTGATTTTTTATCGGCAAAGGTGGAGGAATGTACCGCGTGTACCATTTTGAGTTTTCCGAAAGGGAATTTCCAACTGCCCCCAAAGTTCATTGGGTGCCCTGATATTCCTAATTCGTCGTAATATTCCACGATTTCAAAGTTAGAAATGACTTGGGCTTGGGTGCGTTTTGCGATGCGTTCCACGTCAGCTACGTGGTCTTGATGAGCGTGAGTGATGAGGATATAGTCCGCTTTTACTTGTTCAACATCAATGTGTTTGGCAAGTGGATTGCTACTGATGAAGGGGTCAACCAACAGATGCAGGTCTCCAATTTTGATTCCGATGCACGAATGTCCGTAATAGGTGATTTCCATAGTGCTATTATTTTT
This genomic window from Capnocytophaga canimorsus contains:
- a CDS encoding AAA family ATPase, which gives rise to MMTTDFVINDKEYIDFEDIHLSEFNKETLIQLVKEHKYIEYLEKYNLHVDNKILLHGASGCGKTTTAKALAKKLDRPIYILNLSNIVHSRIGETSKNIKAVFDKAQREKAVLFLDEFDQIGKSRTDDERDVGEMRRLVNTIIQLFDYFPKQSLLICATNHIDFIDFALLRRFQLKLKFEMPTPHQLDIYYDQILTPFPEKYRKVARKYDVSYAEVKDYVHTQVKRQIIDDLEKGIL
- a CDS encoding protein-disulfide reductase DsbD family protein, with protein sequence MKKLLSIIFTLFVVFSNAQIHDPVSWQTKVEKTAENEFSLIVTAQIERGWRLYAQNIPPNGPVPTTFEFEKSPDYQLVGKVSEEKVMTKFDNVFNMEIGYFSEKAVFTQKIKTSQPIKNIKGTVEFMVCDDSTCLPPDTIDLVFAFDEFFAGSQNAQNDLAQITGDTSQNTSSEAHKETDKKTIETPSVSESNSDLAKKGLWAIFFISFLSGFAALLTPCVFPMIPMTVSYFTKQSKSKAQGIKNAVFYGVSIIVIYVLLGTGVTAIFGADALNALASNVWFNLIFFILLVFFAASFLGAFELTLPSSWSTKVDAQANRSGLVGIFFMALALAIVSFSCTGPIVGTLLVEAASRGGIAPIIGMFGFSLAIALPFALFAAFPGWLNSLPKSGGWLNTVKVVLGFLELALAFKFLSQADLVLQLHFLEREVFIAIWIAVFGTLALYLFGKIRLPHDSPIQHISVGRLSLGLLSLTFTIYMIPGLWGAPLNLISAFPPPQHYSESPYGVGYTKMGGGVSAIDEANLPEGASLLEPNNILHFVDYQQGLDYAKKVNKPVLIDFTGWACVNCRKMEQNVWPKPQILEILKNEVVFISLYVDDKRPLPADQVTESKVRPGRKIKYIGQKWSEFQTLRYKANSQPFYVLMNHDESNLITPIGYTPDADEFLQWLKAGVGNFNKK
- a CDS encoding Ppx/GppA phosphatase family protein, whose translation is MKIRKLGAIDIGSNGVRLLIANVTEIDGKKPVFSKSSLVRVPIRLGADVFLDGNISPENATRLSDSMKAFDLLMKVNKVEKYMACATSAMREAKNGETIAQEIRKKTGVQIRIIGGAEEAAIIASTDLKAMIKDDKDYLYIDVGGGSTEFTVFSKGQVIASRSFPIGTVRLLDNKVSNKTWKEVEAWIKENTSKHDKLEAIGSGGNINRIFKDSGRKKDQPLTYKFLRNHAKYLSTFSYEQRVYDLGYNPDRADVITHALSIYLNAMKWSKAKRIHVPKIGLSDGIIKTLYDQK
- the ppk1 gene encoding polyphosphate kinase 1: MTKTNKNTYINRELSWLKFNARVLQEAADKTVPLLERVRFAGIFSNNLDEFFKVRYATVKRIALEGASEGELGTHAKELLEEITKEVIGLQEESLRIINAITKELEKENIFIVNEKNLLAEHEDFVKNYFHNKVSPALFTIILNDLEDFPELKDDVAYLAVKMTLKDEQKTSGIRQFFSSVAYREKTQYALIELPTTLDRFVELPQIENKHYIIMIDDIIRFCLHKIFNIFHYESITAHMIKITRDAELDIDDDLSKSFVEKISSSVEGRRRGEPVRLVYDKNIGKDTLQFLFDKMHIEKTDSIIPGGRYHNRRDYMNFPGMGRTDLMYAPLQPLPVAGLSSGGSILQKIAEKDHLQFTPYHTFSNIIWFLREAALDPKVKSVKITIYRLAKNSQVVNSLINAVKNGKKVTVQIELQARFDEESNIKYAEQLKAEGIKVIFGVRGLKVHSKICVIEREEGKEIKRYGFISTGNFNESTARIYTDYTLFTANQDILKEVNKVFNFFETTYKIQRYNHLIVSPHYTKTAFIHLIDNEIKNAKAGKIAYMKLKMNSLTSYKMIDKLYEASRAGVKIQMIVRGICCLIPGIEGMSENIEVISIVDRFLEHPRLYIFANGGSPKFYISSADWMTRNIEYRVEVSCPIYDEDIQQELWDTFEIGWTDNVKARIISEKQNNAYKRNQKTKNRSQLTTYQYYLKQKTDKTL
- a CDS encoding SixA phosphatase family protein, coding for MKEIHLVRHAKSDWAGLLPDISRPLCQRGIDDALLVSQTLKKDHFQTQAIFASPSIRTQKTAAIFINELNLNHLPFSTETDLYDFSGEMLIKTLQDLDQAYDNVLIFGHNHAVTYFVNTHTDHYFENIPTCGYVHLRFSVSRWKDLEKGVLLRKFFPKELTL
- a CDS encoding metal-dependent hydrolase, which codes for MEITYYGHSCIGIKIGDLHLLVDPFISSNPLAKHIDVEQVKADYILITHAHQDHVADVERIAKRTQAQVISNFEIVEYYDELGISGHPMNFGGSWKFPFGKLKMVHAVHSSTFADKKSGGNPGGFILQTEDKTIYIAGDTALHFDMQLIPVRYRLDLAVLPIGDNFTMDIEDALMAAEFVKCNRVLGVHYDTFGFIKIDHQNAINLFKNKGKELLLPQIGESVCV